Below is a window of Bacteroidales bacterium DNA.
ATCAAGCTAGCGGAGGCCATCCAAAAGAAAATGGCCACCAACCAAGCCTGGGATCAAACTTACCACTAACCATCACTCCATCACTCCATCACTCCATTACTCCATAACTCCATTACTCCATTACTCCATAATTCCATCACTCCATTACTCCATCACTCCATCACTCCAAAACTCCATCACTCCAAAACTCCATCACTCCAAAACTCCATCACTCCAAAACTCCATCACTCCATCACTCCATTACTCCATAACTCCATTACTCCATCACTCCAATACTCCATCCAACACCCAACATCGTTACAACATGACCACCACTCCAATAAACATCCACGATTTCCTTAACCAGGATCAAACGAAAGATCTACTACGGTTGCTCACCGCTGGCTCAGTTGATGACGGAAAATCAACTTTGATTGGACGATTGCTCTTTGATTCTAAAAAAGTGTACGAAGATCATCTGACTTCGCTTGAGAAAGACAGCAAACGCATTGGCCATGCAGGCGAGTTTACAGATTATGCATTGTTGCTGGATGGTTTGAAAGCCGAGCGCGAACAAGGCATCACCATTGATGTGGCTTACCGCTATTTCAGTACAAACAAGCGCAAGTTCATCATCGCCGATACGCCCGGCCATGAACAATATACCCGAAACATGGTCACAGGCGCCAGTACAGCCAACCTGGCCATCATCCTGATTGATGCCACCAAAGGGGTCATCACACAAACCAGGAGGCATACCTATTTGGTTTCGCTGCTGGGCATCAAACATGCGGTGCTGGCTGTAAACAAAATGGACCTCGTTGATTATGACCAGAAGGTGTTTGATAATATATGTGCCGATTACCGTGGTTTTGTATCCCGCCTCAACATTCCCGATATTGATTTCATCCCTCTTGCCGCGCTGCACGGCTGCAATGTGGTAGAAAAAAGCGATAAGATGCCCTGGTATAACGGCAAACCCTTGCTTGAGTTTCTTGAAACCGTGCATATTGGTTCCGACCGCAATTTCAACGACCTCAGGTTCCCGGTTCAATATGTGCTTCGACCCGATTTAAGTTTCCGCGGTTTTTCAGGAAAAGTGGCTTCAGGGATTATCCGCAAAGGCGATGCTGTCATGGCTTTGCCATCACGGAAGGTTTCCAGAGTAAAGGAAATCATAACTTATGATGGTAATCCTGAAATTGCATTCCCACCGCAGTCCGTTACCATCACCCTCGAAGATGAAATTGATATCTCCCGTGGTGAGATGCTGGTTCACCCGGATAACCTTCCTAAGATAGAACGACATTTTGAAGCCATGATGGTGTGGATGGACGAAGAGCCTATGGACCTTCAGAAGCAATACTTCCTGAAGCACAACAGCAATGGCAACAAAGCCCGCATTGACCAGATCCGCTACCGTGTAGATGTGAACACACTGGAGAAATCCACGGTGGATTACCTTTCGCTTAACGAAATAGGGCGGGTGGTGATCACAACTGTAAAACCACTGCTTTTCGATTTGTATATCAAAAACCGCCAGACAGGCTCGTTTATTCTTATTGACCCGATCACAAACAACACTTCCGCGGTTGGGATGATTATTGAAAGGGTGAGCACCGAAGAAATGCCTTCACGGATTGCCGATATGGACAAGGCAAGGATTGACAAAGGGCAGGGCCTTATCGGTGACTCAGAATACCAGAAACGCTACAACCAGCAGGGCGCTACCATCTGGATCACCGGTTTGCATGGTAGTGGAAAAAACGAACTGGCATTTTTGCTTGAGAAAAGACTCTTTGATATGGGCGCCACCGTTGTTGTGCTCGAAGGCAGCGCCGTGCGCTCCGGCCTCTCCCGTGAACTCGATTTCACTGCCACCGACCGTGCCGAACACCTCCGTCGTGTAGCCCACGTTTGTCGCCTGCTCAACGACCAGGGAATTATCACCATCTGTTCGTTTATCTCGCCCGGCGAAGATATCCGTCAACAGGTAGCCGGTATTATCCGGCCCGAACGCTTCCACTTGGTATTTATGGATGCCAGCCTCGACTACTGTCAGAAAAACAAACCCGAATTATATCAAAAAGCATCCGAAGGCAAAGCCGTCAAGGTGCCCGGAGTAGATGCCGTTTACGAAATACCTTCAAATCCAGTTTTCACCCTCAAACCCGAAGATAATGGCCTTAACCCCAACCGCATCATAAAGTTTTTGCGGGAGAAGGGGATTTTTCCGGTGCAATAATTTGTGTTCGGCGTTAAGGGATACAAGCCGCGAGGAACGAGGA
It encodes the following:
- the cysN gene encoding sulfate adenylyltransferase subunit CysN, with amino-acid sequence MTTTPINIHDFLNQDQTKDLLRLLTAGSVDDGKSTLIGRLLFDSKKVYEDHLTSLEKDSKRIGHAGEFTDYALLLDGLKAEREQGITIDVAYRYFSTNKRKFIIADTPGHEQYTRNMVTGASTANLAIILIDATKGVITQTRRHTYLVSLLGIKHAVLAVNKMDLVDYDQKVFDNICADYRGFVSRLNIPDIDFIPLAALHGCNVVEKSDKMPWYNGKPLLEFLETVHIGSDRNFNDLRFPVQYVLRPDLSFRGFSGKVASGIIRKGDAVMALPSRKVSRVKEIITYDGNPEIAFPPQSVTITLEDEIDISRGEMLVHPDNLPKIERHFEAMMVWMDEEPMDLQKQYFLKHNSNGNKARIDQIRYRVDVNTLEKSTVDYLSLNEIGRVVITTVKPLLFDLYIKNRQTGSFILIDPITNNTSAVGMIIERVSTEEMPSRIADMDKARIDKGQGLIGDSEYQKRYNQQGATIWITGLHGSGKNELAFLLEKRLFDMGATVVVLEGSAVRSGLSRELDFTATDRAEHLRRVAHVCRLLNDQGIITICSFISPGEDIRQQVAGIIRPERFHLVFMDASLDYCQKNKPELYQKASEGKAVKVPGVDAVYEIPSNPVFTLKPEDNGLNPNRIIKFLREKGIFPVQ